A window from Argopecten irradians isolate NY chromosome 3, Ai_NY, whole genome shotgun sequence encodes these proteins:
- the LOC138318015 gene encoding LOW QUALITY PROTEIN: serine/threonine-protein phosphatase PP1-beta catalytic subunit-like (The sequence of the model RefSeq protein was modified relative to this genomic sequence to represent the inferred CDS: deleted 1 base in 1 codon): MTSREIVKMAETELNVDSLISRLLEVRGCRPGKTVQMTEAEVRGLCLKSREIFLSQPILLELEAPLKICGDIHGQYTDLLRLFEYGGFPPESNYLFLGDYVDRGKQSLETICLLLAYKIKYPENFFLLRGNHECASINRIYGFYDECKRRFNVKLWKTFTDCFNCLPIAAIIDEKIFCCHGGLSPDLQSMEQIRRIMRPTDVPDTGLLCDLLWSDPDKDVQGWGENDRGVSFTFGADVVSKFLNRHDLDLICRAHQVVEDGYEFFAKRQLVTLFSAPNYCGEFDNAGGMMSVDETLMCSFQILKPSEKKAKYQYGGLNSGRPVTPPRGPQPPKKK; the protein is encoded by the exons TTCGAGGATGCAGACCGGGAAAGACTGTTCAGATGACAGAGGCAGAAGTGAGGGGATTGTGCTTGAAGTCAAGAGAAATCTTCCTTAGTCAGCCTATCTTACTGGAGCTAGAGGCACCCTTGAAAATTTGTG GTGACATCCATGGACAATACACAGACCTACTGCGTCTCTTTGAGTATGGCGGCTTCCCTCCAGAATCTAACTACCTGTTCCTGGGCGATTATGTAGACAGAGGAAAACAGTCCCTGGAAACA ATCTGCTTACTTCTAGCCTACAAAATTAAATACCCAGagaatttctttcttttacGTGGAAACCATGAATGTGCCAGTATCAACAGAATATATGGATTTTATGACGAAT gtAAAAGAAGATTTAATGTGAAGCTATGGAAGACGTTTACAGATTGTTTTAACTGTTTACCTATTGCTGCCATTATAGACGAGAAAATCTTCTGTTGTCATGGCg GACTATCTCCAGATCTACAGTCAATGGAACAGATCCGCAGAATAATGCGTCCCACCGATGTACCTGACACAG GTTTGCTTTGTGACCTGTTGTGGTCTGACCCAGACAAAGATGTCCAGGGCTGGGGAGAGAATGATCGAGGAGTATCCTTTACATTTGGAGCTGATGTGGTTAGCAAGTTTCTCAATCGTCATGATCTGGACTTGATTTGTCGTGCTCATCAA GTTGTGGAAGATGGATATGAGTTTTTTGCCAAAAGACAGTTAGTGACATTGTTTTCAGCACCAAATTACTGCGGAGAGTTTGACAATGCAGGAGGCATGATGTCAGTGGACGAAACATTAATGTGCTCCTTCCAG ATTCTAAAGCCATCAGAAAAGAAAGCCAAGTACCAATATGGAGGTTTGAACTCTGGTCGTCCAGTGACGCCCCCAAGGGGCCCACAGCCACCGAAGAAGAAATGA
- the LOC138318014 gene encoding F-box only protein 11-like, producing the protein MSSHTARTTRYSTRKLRKRPVVKQASTRRQNDGNANTQNTDNEDDSSSKPFHMRYNLRKRQPEGSASPYTGGRSQSLSESCAPTKRRRKSSTVAPYLKGCLVGAHYLQQDLPDEVLLKIFSYLLEFDLCRIACVCKRFRIIANDTELWKDIYQDVFEYDFPLMHPEPRVFRFVQPHENEYENPWKESFKHLYKGIHVRTGFQDMYMDHSRGRRLRGRDMTCFETIEQAYSFVDAEEIESPLILVHSGLYQGEYLFVDTNVSIIGAAPGNVIDHVVIERESESTVMFVEGAKEAYLGYVTLRFSPDITSTVPHHKHYALEVTENCSPVVDHLRIRSSSVVGAAVCVSGSGADPVIKHCKIKDCENVGLYVTDYAQGSYEDNEISGNALAGIWVKNHANPIMRRNHIHHGRDVGIFTFDNGLGYFEANDIHNNRIAGFEVKAGANPTVVRCEIHHGQTGGVYVHENGRGQFIENKIHSNNFAGVWITSNSDPTIRKNEIYNGHQGGVYIFGEGRGLIEHNNIYGNALAGIQIRTNSNPIVRHNKIHHGQHGGIYVHEKGQGLIEENEVYSNTLAGVWITTGSTPVLRKNRIHSGKQVGVYFYDNGHGVLEDNDIFNHLYSGVQIRTGSNPLIRKNKIWGGQNGGILVYNSGLGMIECNEIFDNAMAGVWIKTDSNPVLRHNKIHDGRDGGICIFNGGKGILEENDIFRNAQAGVLISTNSHPVLRRNRIFDGNAAGVEITNNATATLEGNKVFNNKFGGLCLASGVNPKQKDNVISGNHNMVQRAVSRGQCLYKISSYTSFPMHDFYRCRTCNTTERNAICVNCIKSCHAGHEVEFIRHDRFFCDCGAGTLNNQCQLQGEPTQDTDTLYDSAAPMETHTLRVN; encoded by the exons ATGTCGAGTCATACTGCCAGAACAACAAGATACAGTACAAGAAAGCTTAGGAAACGCCCAGTTGTGAAACAGGCGTCTACGAGACGTCAGAATGATG gAAACGCCAACACACAGAACACAGACAATGAAGACGACTCAAGCAGTAAGCCATTTCATATGCGATACAACTTGCGGAAACGTCAACCAGAGGGCAGTGCCAGTCCTTATACTGGGGGCCGAAGTCAGAGTCTCTCAGAGTCCTGCGCTCCCACCAAAAGGAGACGTAAATCATCCACAGTGGCTCCATATCTGAAAG GCTGTCTGGTTGGGGCACACTACCTCCAGCAAGATTTACCAGATGAGGTGCTGCTTAAAATCTTCAGTTACCTGTTGGAATTCGATCTTTGTAGAATTGCATGTGTATGCAAACGATTTCGTATCATAGCCAACGACACAGAACTTTG GAAAGATATATACCAGGATGTGTTCGAGTATGATTTCCCTCTTATGCACCCAGAACCAAGGGTTTTTCGCTTTGTTCAACCACAtgaaaatgaatatgaaaatcCATGGAAAGAAAGCTTTAAACATTTG TATAAAGGAATTCATGTTAGAACTGGTTTCCAAGACATGTACATGGATCACTCACGTGGGAGGAGACTTCGGGGGAGAGATATGACG TGCTTTGAAACAATAGAGCAGGCGTACAGTTTTGTGGACGCTGAGGAGATTGAGAGTCCATTGATTCTGGTTCATTCTGGACTTTACCAAGGAGAATACCTATTTGTGGATACCAACGTCTCAATCATAGGAGCAG CACCCGGTAATGTGATAGACCATGTTGTGATTGAGAGAGAAAGTGAGTCAACAGTCATGTTTGTTGAAGGGGCCAAGGAAGCTTATCTGGGATATGTTACATTGCGG ttttcACCCGACATCACATCTACAGTACCCCACCATAAACACTATGCTTTAGAAGTAACAGAGAACTGCTCCCCTGTGGTAGATCATCTCCGTATCAGAAGTTCATCTGTCG TTGGAGCTGCTGTCTGTGTTTCTGGATCTGGAGCCGACCCGGTCATCAAACACTGCAAAATCAAGGACTGTGAGAATGTTGGCCTGTATGTCACAGACTATGCACAG GGAAGTTATGAAGACAATGAGATCAGTGGAAATGCCTTGGCTGGAATCTGGGTCAAAAACCATGCAAATCCAATCATGAGGAGAAATCACATACACCATGGACGAGACGTCGGCATTTTTACCTTCGATAATGGGCTG GGTTACTTTGAGGCCAATGATATCCACAACAATAGGATTGCTGGTTTTGAGGTAAAGGCTGGTGCTAACCCTACAGTAGTCCGATGTGAAATTCACCATGGCCAGACTGGTGGTGTGTACGTTCACGAAAATGGACGTGGCCAGTTCATAGAAAACAAAATCCACTCAAACAACTTTGCTGGGGTTTGGATTACTTCAAACAGTGACCCTACCATCAG GAAGAATGAAATCTACAATGGTCATCAAGGAGGGGTGTATATATTTGGTGAAGGACGAGGTTTAATAGAGCACAACAATATCTATG GTAATGCCTTAGCTGGTATCCAGATCCGGACCAACAGTAACCCTATAGTGCGACATAACAAGATCCACCACGGTCAACATGGCGGTATTTATGTG catGAGAAAGGTCAAGGTCTGATAGAGGAGAATGAGGTGTACTCCAATACACTGGCTGGGGTGTGGATCACCACGGGGAGTACACCTGTACTGAGGAAAAACCGCATCCATAGTGGTAAACAG GTTGGAGTTTATTTTTACGACAATGGACACGGTGTTTTAGAAGACAATGACATCTTTAACCATCTGTATTCAGGAGTTCAGATAAG GACAGGAAGTAATCCTTTGATTCGTAAAAACAAGATATGGGGAGGACAAAACGGTGGAATTTTAGTGTATAATAGTGGACTTGGTATGATAGAgtgtaatgaaatatttgacAATGCTATGGCTGGTGTGTGGATTAAAACAGACAGTAACCCAGTGCTTCGTCACAACAAGATTCACGATGGCCGCGATGGCGGGATCTGTATATTCAATGGAGGCAAAG GAATCCTTGAGGAGAACGACATCTTCAGAAATGCCCAGGCTGGTGTACTCATCAGTACAAACAGTCATCCAGTATTACGTAGAAACCGAATATTTGATGGAAATGCTGCGGGTGTTGAAATCACCAATAATGCAACAGCTACACTGGAGGGTAACAAAGTCTTCAATAACAAATTTGGAGGGTTGTGTCTGGCCAGTGGGGTCAACCCTAAACAAAAAG ATAATGTGATCAGCGGTAACCATAATATGGTACAGAGAGCAGTGTCGAGAGGCCAATGTTTATACAAGATCTCCAGTTATACTAGTTTTCCCATGCATGACTTCTACAG GTGCCGGACGTGTAATACAACAGAGCGCAATGCTATTTGTGTGAACTGTATCAAATCCTGCCATGCTGGACATGAGGTAGAGTTTATCCGCCATGATAGGTTTTTCTGTGATTGTGGAGCAGGAACTCTGAACAATCAATGTCAGCTACAGGGAGAGCCGACACAGGACACGGACACGCTATATGATTCTGCTGCACCTATGGAAACGCACACGCTACGAGTCAACTGA
- the LOC138318016 gene encoding EF-hand calcium-binding domain-containing protein 11-like, producing the protein MSSRTGFDLGQYGYRTMPKDLTKEEKRLLSSVFYEVDVGGKGFLNREDLKIAVTEIFGYKPSTMEADHLMQSFGDRTGLTLPNFLAAMTEKISKADQDGEIRHTFMAFDSQCRGFLTAEDLEKAVSCVAPHIPNHRIQATFRELDRDGDGRVSYKDFDSMMKYNTSEHL; encoded by the exons ATGAGTAGCCGGACTGGATTTGACTTAGGACAATATGGCTATAGAACAATGCCGAAGGACCTAACGAAAGAAGAAAAACGACTCTTGTCGTCT GTTTTCTATGAAGTTGATGTTGGAGGCAAGGGTTTTTTAAACAGAGAAGACCTGAAAATAGCTGTCACAGAAATATTTGGATACAAACCATCCACG ATGGAAGCAGATCATTTAATGCAGAGCTTTGGGGACCGCACAG GACTTACTCTACCAAATTTTCTGGCTGCTATGACAGAGAAGATATCTAAGGCTGATCAAGACGGAGAGATCAGACATACATTTATGGCGTTTGATTCCCAGT GTCGTGGTTTTCTAACTGCTGAAGATCTAGAGAAGGCTGTCAGCTGTGTAGCACCCCACATACCTAACCATAGAATCCAGGCCACATTTAG GGAGCTAGATCGTGACGGAGATGGACGAGTAAGTTACAAGGACTTTGACTCTATGATGAAGTATAATACATCAGAACACTTATAG